Proteins from a genomic interval of Lelliottia amnigena:
- the pyrE gene encoding orotate phosphoribosyltransferase, with the protein MKPYQRQFIEFALNKQVLKFGEFTLKSGRKSPYFFNAGLFNTGRDLALLGRFYAEALVDSGIDFDLLFGPAYKGIPIATTTAVALAEHHDRDVPYCFNRKEAKTHGEGGNLVGSELQGRIMLVDDVITAGTAIRESMEIIQANGASLAGVLISLDRQERGRGEISAIQEVERDYGCNVISIIKLKDLIAYLEEKPEMADHLASVRAYREEFGV; encoded by the coding sequence ATGAAACCCTATCAGCGCCAGTTTATTGAGTTTGCGCTTAACAAGCAGGTACTTAAGTTTGGCGAATTTACGCTGAAATCCGGGCGTAAAAGCCCCTATTTCTTCAACGCCGGGCTGTTTAATACTGGGCGCGATCTGGCTTTATTAGGCCGTTTTTACGCCGAAGCACTTGTGGATTCCGGGATTGATTTCGACCTGCTGTTTGGTCCTGCGTATAAGGGTATCCCGATTGCGACCACCACGGCAGTTGCGCTAGCGGAACATCACGATCGCGATGTCCCGTACTGCTTCAACCGCAAAGAGGCCAAAACCCACGGTGAAGGCGGCAATCTGGTTGGCAGTGAATTGCAGGGGCGAATTATGCTGGTGGATGACGTGATCACCGCAGGCACGGCAATCCGTGAGTCGATGGAAATTATTCAGGCCAATGGCGCTTCGCTTGCTGGCGTTTTGATTTCTCTCGATCGCCAGGAGCGTGGCCGTGGCGAGATTTCAGCCATTCAGGAAGTTGAGCGTGATTATGGCTGCAACGTGATTTCAATTATTAAGTTGAAAGACCTGATTGCCTACCTGGAAGAGAAACCTGAGATGGCGGATCATCTGGCTTCGGTGCGCGCGTATCGGGAAGAGTTTGGCGTTTAA
- the slmA gene encoding nucleoid occlusion protein, whose protein sequence is MAEKQTAKRNRREEILQSLALMLESSDGSQRITTAKLAASVGVSEAALYRHFPSKTRMFDSLIEFIEDSLITRINLILKDEKDTTARLRLIVLLILGFGERNPGLTRIMTGHALMFEQDKLQGRINQLFERIEAQLRQVLREKKMREGEGYTTDENVLAGQLLAFCEGMLSRFVRSEFKYRPTDDFDTRWPLVAAQLQ, encoded by the coding sequence ATGGCAGAAAAACAAACCGCGAAAAGGAACCGTCGCGAAGAAATACTTCAATCTCTGGCGCTGATGCTTGAATCCAGCGATGGCAGTCAACGCATCACTACCGCAAAACTGGCGGCCTCTGTCGGCGTATCAGAAGCGGCGCTGTATCGTCATTTCCCCAGCAAAACGCGGATGTTTGATAGCCTCATCGAGTTTATCGAAGACAGCCTCATTACCCGTATCAATCTGATTCTTAAAGACGAAAAAGACACCACCGCCCGCTTGCGATTGATTGTGTTACTGATTCTTGGTTTCGGCGAACGCAATCCCGGCCTGACGCGAATCATGACTGGGCATGCGCTGATGTTTGAGCAGGACAAGCTCCAGGGACGTATCAATCAGCTTTTCGAACGCATTGAAGCCCAGTTGCGCCAGGTTCTGCGTGAAAAGAAAATGCGTGAAGGTGAAGGCTACACCACGGATGAAAATGTGTTGGCTGGGCAGCTGTTAGCATTCTGCGAAGGAATGCTTTCTCGCTTTGTACGCAGTGAATTTAAATATCGCCCAACGGATGATTTCGACACCCGTTGGCCGCTCGTGGCTGCGCAATTGCAGTAA
- the rpmB gene encoding 50S ribosomal protein L28, translated as MSRVCQVTGKRPVTGNNRSHALNATKRRFLPNLHSHRFWVESEKRFVTLRVSAKGMRVIDKKGIDTVLSELRARGEKY; from the coding sequence ATGTCCCGAGTCTGCCAAGTTACTGGCAAGCGTCCGGTGACCGGTAACAACCGTTCCCACGCACTGAACGCGACTAAACGCCGTTTCCTGCCGAACCTGCACTCTCACCGTTTTTGGGTTGAGAGCGAGAAGCGTTTTGTCACCCTGCGTGTATCTGCTAAAGGTATGCGTGTTATTGATAAGAAAGGCATCGATACAGTTCTGTCCGAACTGCGTGCCCGTGGCGAAAAGTACTAA
- the radC gene encoding DNA repair protein RadC: MDDELALLPREKMLNFGITSLTDAELLALFLRTGTSGKSVFILAQELLQHFGSLHGLLNADLDEFRYVEGIGLAKFAQLKGIAELARRYHSVRVLGDNPLLNPEMTKDFLQSQLSDAEREIFMVIFLDNQHRVVKHSRMFSGTLRHVEVHPREIVREAIKVNAAAVILAHNHPSGCAEPSKADKEITERIIKCCQFMDIRVLDHFIVGRGEYVSLAERGWI; encoded by the coding sequence ATGGATGATGAGTTGGCGCTCTTGCCGCGGGAGAAAATGCTGAATTTTGGTATCACATCACTGACGGATGCCGAGCTACTGGCACTTTTTTTGCGCACCGGTACATCAGGAAAGAGCGTGTTTATATTAGCGCAGGAACTGTTACAGCATTTTGGATCGCTGCACGGGTTATTGAACGCCGATCTTGACGAATTTCGGTATGTCGAAGGAATCGGGCTGGCTAAATTTGCGCAGCTTAAGGGCATTGCCGAGCTTGCCCGACGCTATCATAGCGTGCGGGTACTTGGTGATAATCCGCTGTTAAATCCTGAAATGACAAAAGATTTTCTACAGAGTCAGCTCTCTGATGCAGAACGTGAAATCTTCATGGTGATCTTTCTCGATAATCAACATCGGGTGGTGAAACATAGCCGCATGTTTTCGGGAACATTGCGGCATGTTGAGGTTCATCCGCGAGAAATTGTGCGAGAAGCGATAAAAGTGAATGCAGCCGCCGTGATCCTCGCGCATAATCACCCCTCTGGTTGCGCTGAACCGAGTAAAGCCGACAAAGAGATCACCGAACGTATCATCAAATGCTGTCAATTCATGGACATTCGTGTACTTGACCATTTTATTGTGGGACGTGGAGAGTATGTTTCTTTAGCTGAACGTGGTTGGATTTAG
- the dut gene encoding deoxyuridine 5'-triphosphate nucleotidohydrolase, whose protein sequence is MMKKIDVKILDPRVGQQFPLPTYATSGSAGLDLRACLDDAVALAPGATTLIPTGLAIHVADPSLAAMILPRSGLGHKHGIVLGNLVGLIDSDYQGQLMVSVWNRGQDSFTIEPGERIAQMVFVPVVQAEFNLVDDFDATDRGEGGFGHSGRK, encoded by the coding sequence ATGATGAAAAAAATCGACGTTAAGATTCTGGACCCGCGTGTTGGCCAGCAATTTCCGCTGCCAACCTATGCCACCTCCGGCTCCGCCGGTCTTGACCTGCGAGCCTGTCTCGATGACGCCGTCGCGCTGGCGCCAGGCGCCACCACGCTGATCCCGACAGGTCTGGCGATTCACGTTGCAGACCCTTCACTGGCAGCGATGATTTTGCCTCGCTCTGGTCTTGGTCATAAGCATGGTATTGTGCTGGGCAATCTGGTCGGGCTCATTGATTCCGACTACCAGGGTCAACTGATGGTCTCTGTATGGAACCGTGGCCAGGACAGCTTCACGATTGAGCCGGGCGAACGTATCGCGCAGATGGTCTTTGTGCCTGTGGTTCAGGCTGAATTTAATCTGGTAGACGATTTTGATGCCACCGACCGTGGCGAAGGCGGCTTCGGCCACTCTGGGCGCAAATAA
- the rpmG gene encoding 50S ribosomal protein L33, protein MAKGIREKIKLVSSAGTGHFYTTTKNKRTKPEKLELKKFDPVVRQHVLYKEAKIK, encoded by the coding sequence ATGGCTAAAGGTATTCGTGAGAAAATCAAGCTGGTTTCTTCTGCTGGTACTGGTCACTTCTACACCACCACGAAGAACAAGCGTACTAAACCGGAAAAACTGGAACTGAAAAAATTCGATCCAGTTGTCCGTCAGCACGTTTTATACAAAGAAGCTAAAATCAAATAA
- the rph gene encoding ribonuclease PH has protein sequence MRPSGRSANQVRPVTLTRNYTKHAEGSVLVAFGDTKVLCTASIEEGVPRFLKGQGQGWITAEYGMLPRATHTRNAREAAKGKQGGRTMEIQRLIARALRAAVDLKVLGEFTITLDCDVIQADGGTRTASITGACVALADALNKLIAAGKLKKNPMKGMVAAVSVGIVNGEALCDLEYVEDSAAETDMNVVMTEDGRIIEVQGTAEGEPFTHEELLTLLALARGGIESIVTTQKAALED, from the coding sequence ATGCGTCCATCAGGCCGTAGCGCCAATCAGGTGCGTCCCGTCACCCTGACCCGTAACTATACAAAACACGCTGAAGGTTCCGTGCTTGTTGCATTTGGCGACACTAAAGTACTGTGCACTGCCTCTATTGAAGAGGGCGTACCGCGCTTTCTGAAAGGCCAGGGCCAGGGCTGGATCACGGCTGAATACGGTATGTTGCCGCGCGCAACGCATACCCGTAACGCCCGCGAAGCGGCAAAAGGCAAGCAGGGCGGTCGTACCATGGAAATCCAGCGTTTGATCGCTCGCGCACTTCGTGCGGCTGTCGATCTGAAAGTGCTGGGCGAATTCACCATTACCCTGGACTGCGATGTAATTCAGGCTGATGGGGGTACGCGCACGGCATCCATTACCGGTGCATGCGTTGCACTGGCCGATGCGCTGAACAAGCTGATTGCTGCCGGTAAGTTGAAAAAGAACCCGATGAAGGGAATGGTTGCAGCTGTCTCTGTAGGTATCGTAAACGGCGAAGCGCTTTGCGATCTGGAATACGTTGAAGACTCCGCAGCCGAAACCGACATGAATGTGGTGATGACCGAAGACGGTCGTATCATTGAAGTGCAGGGCACGGCAGAAGGCGAGCCGTTTACTCACGAAGAGCTTCTTACCTTGCTGGCGTTAGCCCGAGGGGGAATTGAATCTATTGTCACGACGCAGAAAGCGGCGTTAGAAGATTGA
- the cptA gene encoding sulfatase, with product MFKTSAQSSLTLRRNILRTVVLTLAFLVLFSLSEIIILLKDHVYQPKAGDISLYLIISLLAAVSARFFVTRLLLAVTFIVQISEAIYYQFYGQFYGPSEVWLAFVETKDIASGITDSLGSLGIYFAIMVLAVVFALVFTRRMAPQWHKGLAMPCLLAIVVMFAGQFYKAIDGQMYKFNPDLRHSLLRNGLSAMSFSAIRLIPEALSGENQSVTHYEPYKVTPIEGSHAGKYSIILAIGESLNPHHVSALGYERDTTPELKALMKQYQGTGRLVVSNAVSTRVAIPMLVNNLREPDNYGAYKSRSTNIFANAKKQGYQTAFISAQGLEGLSNWIGIHDIDLWEDTQIRPAPDVGADVVLTPSVEKATLDWSKPFLMVLNSRAPHIPYERNIPQGFAEFSTPHLSNDVEQKKNEYDDAVRLYDKELASAIRTTMAKSKLPVLVFITSDHGERVGDGGLFGHSVVEMPIAQVPFLYFSNDPAYSMNAISPQVPLNHYQVATLINKMLGYSVSNPNQKDDSFFITGGDIRGLSERVTYHLNALPEAER from the coding sequence ATGTTCAAAACATCTGCACAATCATCACTCACGCTACGCCGCAATATCCTGCGAACCGTGGTGTTGACGCTGGCTTTCCTGGTGCTGTTTTCACTTTCTGAAATCATCATCCTGTTAAAAGACCATGTCTATCAACCGAAAGCCGGTGATATCTCGCTGTATCTGATCATCTCGCTGCTGGCTGCCGTCAGCGCACGTTTCTTCGTTACGCGCCTTCTGCTGGCCGTCACGTTTATTGTGCAGATATCAGAAGCGATCTATTACCAGTTTTATGGCCAGTTCTACGGCCCAAGCGAAGTCTGGCTTGCGTTTGTCGAAACGAAAGATATTGCCAGCGGAATTACCGACAGCCTCGGATCGCTGGGGATTTACTTCGCGATCATGGTCCTGGCAGTCGTGTTTGCACTGGTCTTCACCCGTCGCATGGCACCTCAGTGGCATAAAGGTCTCGCGATGCCCTGCCTGCTCGCCATCGTTGTTATGTTTGCCGGCCAGTTTTACAAGGCCATCGATGGTCAGATGTACAAGTTCAACCCAGACCTGCGCCACTCTTTACTGCGCAACGGTCTGTCAGCCATGAGCTTTAGCGCCATTCGTCTGATCCCGGAAGCCCTGTCTGGCGAAAACCAGAGCGTGACCCATTACGAACCTTATAAGGTGACGCCGATTGAGGGATCGCATGCAGGCAAATACTCCATCATCCTGGCGATTGGCGAAAGCCTCAACCCGCATCACGTCAGTGCGCTGGGCTACGAGCGCGATACCACGCCAGAGCTGAAAGCCCTGATGAAGCAGTATCAGGGTACGGGTCGTCTGGTGGTATCGAACGCCGTGTCAACGCGTGTCGCCATTCCTATGCTGGTGAACAATCTGCGCGAGCCGGATAACTACGGCGCGTATAAATCCAGGTCGACCAATATCTTTGCGAATGCGAAAAAACAGGGTTATCAGACCGCATTTATCTCAGCGCAAGGTCTGGAAGGGTTGAGCAACTGGATCGGTATCCACGACATTGACCTGTGGGAAGACACGCAAATTCGCCCGGCTCCGGATGTGGGCGCGGACGTGGTACTCACGCCATCGGTCGAGAAAGCCACGCTGGACTGGAGCAAACCGTTCCTGATGGTGCTGAACAGCCGCGCACCGCATATCCCTTATGAGCGTAATATCCCGCAGGGATTTGCGGAATTCTCGACGCCGCATCTGAGTAATGACGTTGAGCAGAAGAAAAATGAGTACGACGATGCAGTGCGTTTGTACGATAAAGAGCTGGCGTCCGCCATCCGCACGACGATGGCGAAATCCAAACTGCCTGTGCTGGTGTTCATTACCTCGGATCACGGAGAGCGCGTGGGCGACGGCGGACTGTTTGGTCATTCGGTTGTGGAAATGCCAATTGCCCAGGTGCCATTCCTCTATTTCAGCAACGACCCGGCGTATTCAATGAATGCGATCAGCCCGCAAGTCCCGCTGAACCACTATCAGGTTGCGACGCTTATCAACAAAATGCTGGGCTATTCTGTCAGCAACCCGAATCAGAAAGATGACAGCTTCTTCATCACGGGCGGCGATATTCGTGGTCTGTCGGAGCGTGTGACCTACCACTTAAATGCGCTCCCTGAAGCAGAGCGTTAA
- the coaD gene encoding phosphopantetheine adenylyltransferase: MSTKAIYPGTFDPITNGHIDIITRAASMFDRVILAIAASPSKKPMFDLDERVALATTALQHLPNVEVMGFSDLMANFARAQQANILIRGLRAVADFEYEMQLAHMNRHLMPELESVFLMPSKEWSFISSSLVKEVARHAGDVAHFLPANVHQALMEKLK; the protein is encoded by the coding sequence ATGAGCACAAAAGCGATTTATCCGGGTACCTTCGATCCCATCACTAACGGTCATATTGATATCATTACGCGTGCTGCCAGCATGTTTGATCGCGTGATTCTGGCGATTGCTGCCAGTCCCAGCAAAAAACCCATGTTCGATTTAGATGAACGCGTCGCGCTCGCCACTACCGCGCTTCAGCACCTGCCGAATGTTGAAGTCATGGGCTTTAGCGATTTGATGGCCAATTTCGCCCGCGCACAGCAAGCCAATATTCTGATTCGCGGATTGCGTGCCGTGGCTGATTTTGAATACGAGATGCAGCTGGCACACATGAACCGTCATCTGATGCCGGAACTGGAAAGCGTCTTCCTGATGCCGTCAAAAGAGTGGTCGTTTATTTCGTCATCACTGGTGAAAGAAGTGGCGCGCCACGCGGGGGATGTGGCGCATTTTCTGCCTGCGAACGTTCACCAGGCGTTGATGGAAAAGCTCAAATAA
- the mutM gene encoding formamidopyrimidine-DNA glycosylase, whose amino-acid sequence MPELPEVETSRRGIEPHLVGATILHAVVRNGRLRWPVSNEIHTLSDKPVLSVQRRAKYLLLELPDGWIIIHLGMSGSLRILSEELPAEKHDHVDLVMSNGKVLRYTDPRRFGAWLWTKELEGHNVLAHLGPEPLSEAFNADYLKARCAKKKTPIKPWLMDNKLVVGVGNIYASESLFAAGIHPDRLASSLSEHECEILVKVIKAVLLRSIEQGGTTLKDFLQSDGKPGYFAQELQVYGRKGEPCRVCGTPIVASKHAQRATFYCRQCQK is encoded by the coding sequence ATGCCTGAATTACCTGAGGTAGAAACCAGCCGTCGCGGTATCGAGCCGCATCTGGTGGGCGCGACCATACTTCATGCTGTCGTGCGTAACGGTCGTCTTCGCTGGCCCGTTTCCAATGAGATACATACCCTGAGCGACAAGCCGGTTCTGAGCGTGCAGCGACGCGCAAAATACCTGCTGCTGGAGCTGCCCGACGGCTGGATAATCATCCATCTTGGGATGTCCGGGAGTTTGCGTATCCTCAGTGAAGAGTTACCTGCCGAAAAACACGATCACGTGGATTTGGTCATGAGTAACGGCAAAGTGCTGCGCTATACCGACCCTAGACGCTTTGGCGCATGGTTGTGGACTAAAGAGCTTGAGGGGCACAACGTGCTGGCGCATCTCGGCCCAGAGCCGCTGAGCGAAGCATTTAACGCTGACTACCTGAAAGCACGGTGCGCCAAAAAGAAAACGCCGATCAAACCCTGGCTGATGGATAACAAGCTGGTGGTGGGGGTTGGGAATATCTATGCCAGCGAGTCGCTTTTCGCGGCCGGGATTCACCCTGACAGGCTCGCATCGTCGCTCTCAGAGCACGAGTGCGAGATATTGGTGAAAGTCATCAAAGCCGTTTTGCTGCGCTCAATCGAGCAGGGCGGGACGACGCTGAAGGATTTCCTGCAAAGTGACGGTAAGCCGGGGTATTTTGCGCAGGAACTGCAGGTGTATGGCCGTAAAGGCGAGCCGTGCAGAGTGTGCGGCACTCCCATCGTTGCATCGAAACATGCGCAGCGTGCGACGTTTTACTGCCGCCAGTGTCAGAAATAA
- the coaBC gene encoding coenzyme A biosynthesis bifunctional protein CoaBC, translated as MMSLAGKKIVLGVSGGIAAYKAPELVRRLRDRGAEVRVAITEGGKAFITPLSLQAVSGYPVSDSLLDPAAEAAMGHIELGKWADLVILAPATADLIARVAAGMANDLVSTICLATPAPVAVVPAMNQQMYRNVATQHNLEILASRGLLIWGPDSGSQACGDVGPGRMLDPLAIVDMAATHFAPVNDLQHLNIMITAGPTREPLDPVRYITNHSSGKMGFAIAAAAAKRGANVTLVSGPVSLATPPFVQRIDVTTALEMEAAVQAHAQMQQIFIGCAAVADYRAETISDAKIKKQGDELTIKMVKNPDIVAGVAALKSHRPYVVGFAAETNNVEEYARQKRTRKNLDLICANDVSLATQGFNSDSNALHLFWQDGDKVLPLERKELLGQQLLDEIVTRYDEKNRR; from the coding sequence ATGATGAGCCTGGCTGGCAAAAAAATCGTTCTTGGCGTGAGCGGCGGCATCGCCGCGTATAAAGCGCCAGAGCTGGTGCGCCGCTTGCGAGATCGCGGGGCAGAGGTGCGGGTCGCGATAACGGAAGGCGGCAAAGCGTTTATTACCCCGTTGAGCCTACAAGCCGTTTCAGGGTATCCGGTATCCGATAGCCTGCTCGACCCGGCCGCCGAAGCCGCAATGGGCCATATTGAACTGGGCAAATGGGCAGACCTGGTTATCCTCGCTCCCGCAACGGCGGATTTAATCGCACGCGTTGCGGCAGGCATGGCCAACGATCTGGTTTCAACGATTTGTCTGGCTACGCCCGCACCTGTCGCCGTCGTGCCAGCGATGAACCAGCAGATGTACCGCAATGTCGCGACCCAGCATAACCTTGAGATTCTGGCCTCTCGCGGGTTGCTCATTTGGGGTCCAGATAGCGGGAGTCAGGCATGTGGGGATGTGGGTCCAGGACGCATGCTCGATCCGCTTGCCATTGTCGATATGGCCGCCACGCATTTTGCGCCTGTCAACGATCTGCAACATCTCAACATCATGATTACTGCCGGTCCGACACGCGAACCCTTGGATCCCGTGCGATACATCACGAACCACAGTTCCGGCAAGATGGGGTTTGCCATTGCCGCGGCAGCAGCAAAACGCGGAGCAAACGTCACGCTGGTCAGCGGGCCGGTCTCTTTAGCTACGCCACCTTTCGTGCAACGCATTGATGTTACTACCGCACTGGAAATGGAAGCAGCCGTTCAAGCGCACGCACAGATGCAGCAAATATTTATCGGCTGCGCGGCCGTCGCCGATTACCGCGCCGAGACCATTTCTGATGCCAAGATTAAAAAGCAAGGCGATGAATTAACGATAAAAATGGTGAAAAATCCTGACATCGTTGCCGGTGTTGCCGCACTAAAAAGCCATCGACCTTACGTCGTTGGGTTTGCCGCCGAAACAAATAATGTGGAAGAATATGCCCGGCAAAAACGGACCCGCAAAAATCTCGATTTGATTTGCGCGAACGATGTTTCGCTGGCGACACAAGGATTTAACAGCGACAGCAACGCATTACACCTTTTCTGGCAGGATGGAGATAAAGTCTTACCGCTTGAGCGCAAGGAACTCCTGGGCCAACAATTACTGGACGAGATCGTTACCCGTTATGATGAAAAAAATCGACGTTAA
- the waaA gene encoding three-deoxy-D-manno-octulosonic-acid transferase domain-containing protein yields MELLYTALLYIIQPLVWLRLLLRSRKAPAYRKRWAERYGYCRNKVVPDGILLHSVSVGETLAAIPLVRALRHRYPYLPITVTTMTPTGSERALSAFGKDVHHVYLPYDLPCAMNRFLNTVRPKLVIVMETELWPNMISALHARKIPLVVANARLSERSAKGYGKLGKFMRRLLSKITLIAAQNEEDAARFISLGLKRNQLAVTGSLKFDISVTPELAARALTLRRQWAPRRQVWIATSTHDGEEEIILQAHRKLLETFPDLLLILVPRHPERFKDARELVQKGGFSFTLRSSGEIPSGSTQVVIGDTMGELMLLYGIADLAFVGGSLVERGGHNPLEPAAHAIPVLMGPHTFNFKDICAKLQQADGLITVNDADSVVKEVSTLLTDEDYRLWYGRHAVEVLHQNQGALTRLLQLLQPYLPQRSH; encoded by the coding sequence TTGGAATTGTTGTATACCGCTTTGCTCTACATTATTCAGCCGCTGGTGTGGCTAAGACTGCTGCTTCGTAGCCGTAAAGCGCCTGCGTATCGAAAACGTTGGGCTGAACGTTATGGCTACTGTCGTAATAAAGTTGTGCCAGACGGTATTCTGCTGCATTCCGTATCCGTCGGTGAAACGCTGGCGGCCATCCCGCTGGTCCGCGCGCTGCGCCACCGTTATCCCTATTTGCCGATTACCGTCACCACCATGACCCCCACGGGTTCTGAACGCGCGCTGTCGGCATTTGGCAAAGACGTGCATCACGTTTACCTGCCTTATGATTTACCCTGCGCCATGAACCGCTTCCTCAACACTGTGCGTCCAAAGCTGGTGATTGTGATGGAAACCGAACTCTGGCCAAACATGATTTCCGCCCTGCATGCCCGCAAAATTCCGCTGGTGGTGGCGAATGCTCGCCTGTCTGAACGCTCCGCGAAAGGCTATGGCAAGCTGGGTAAATTTATGCGTCGCCTGCTGTCCAAAATTACGCTGATCGCCGCCCAAAACGAAGAAGATGCCGCGCGCTTTATCTCCCTGGGGCTGAAACGCAATCAGCTCGCCGTAACCGGTAGTCTAAAGTTTGATATTTCCGTCACGCCAGAACTCGCGGCGCGTGCCCTCACGTTACGCCGCCAGTGGGCACCACGCCGTCAAGTGTGGATCGCAACCAGCACCCACGATGGCGAAGAAGAGATTATTCTGCAGGCGCATCGCAAACTGCTCGAAACATTCCCGGACTTACTGCTGATTCTGGTTCCTCGTCATCCCGAGCGCTTTAAGGATGCCCGTGAATTGGTACAGAAAGGCGGATTTAGCTTCACGCTGCGCAGCAGCGGTGAGATCCCATCGGGTAGCACTCAGGTGGTGATTGGCGACACGATGGGCGAACTGATGCTGCTCTACGGCATTGCCGATCTGGCGTTCGTGGGCGGCAGCCTGGTCGAACGCGGCGGACACAATCCGCTGGAGCCGGCCGCACATGCCATTCCTGTGCTGATGGGTCCCCACACGTTTAACTTCAAAGATATCTGCGCCAAATTGCAGCAAGCCGACGGCTTGATTACCGTAAACGATGCGGACTCCGTGGTGAAGGAGGTATCAACCCTGCTCACCGATGAAGATTACCGTTTGTGGTACGGTCGCCATGCCGTGGAGGTGCTGCATCAGAATCAGGGCGCATTGACCCGTCTGCTGCAACTTCTTCAACCTTACTTGCCGCAGCGGAGTCATTAA
- a CDS encoding glycosyl transferase family protein, whose product MSTRLSVVMIAKNAADLLPDCLASVAWADEIVLLDSGSVDNTVEIARAAGVNVFIDTDWQGYGIQRQRAQSFATGDYVLMIDTDERITPELQQAIQTVLMSPKPGVVYSIARRNYFLGRFMRHSGWYPDRVMRLYERDRYQYNANLVHEALDCHQAQVMMLSGDLLHLTCRDFASFQRKQLNYATAWAQERHQRGKKASLTGIFAHTLGAFLKTLLLRGGVLDGKQGWLLAVVNAQYTFNKYTELWALNRGYSEKREP is encoded by the coding sequence ATGTCAACGCGTCTGTCGGTCGTAATGATCGCCAAAAACGCTGCCGACCTGCTTCCGGACTGCCTCGCGTCTGTTGCCTGGGCTGACGAAATTGTCTTGCTGGATTCCGGAAGTGTGGATAATACGGTTGAAATCGCCCGTGCCGCAGGCGTGAACGTGTTCATCGATACCGACTGGCAGGGCTATGGCATTCAGCGTCAGCGCGCGCAATCTTTTGCCACTGGCGACTACGTGCTGATGATCGACACTGACGAGCGCATCACGCCGGAACTCCAGCAGGCCATACAAACCGTACTGATGTCGCCGAAGCCTGGCGTTGTGTACAGCATTGCGCGCCGGAACTATTTCCTGGGCCGCTTTATGCGTCACAGCGGCTGGTATCCCGACCGCGTGATGCGTCTTTACGAGCGCGATCGCTATCAGTACAACGCCAATCTGGTTCACGAAGCTCTGGATTGTCATCAGGCTCAGGTGATGATGCTAAGCGGCGATCTGCTGCATCTCACCTGCCGGGATTTTGCGAGCTTCCAGCGCAAGCAACTCAACTACGCCACGGCCTGGGCACAAGAGCGCCACCAGCGCGGTAAAAAGGCCTCTCTGACGGGAATTTTTGCGCATACGCTAGGTGCGTTTTTGAAAACACTGCTGCTGCGCGGCGGTGTCCTGGATGGCAAACAAGGCTGGTTACTGGCAGTGGTGAATGCACAGTATACTTTCAACAAATATACCGAGCTGTGGGCGTTAAACCGCGGCTACTCAGAGAAACGTGAGCCATGA